The Planctomycetota bacterium DNA window ATGAAGGTGGTGATTCCGAGCGCCGCCGTGGTCGAAAGCGTCATCGTGGGGGCGCGGAAGCCGGGGACGATCCCCAGGAGGTTCATGGTGAAAATGAAGACGAAGACCGTGCCGAGATAGGGCACGTAACGGTCTCCCTGCGGCGGGGGGATGAAGCCGTGGACGAGATTGCGCAAAAGCTGGACGGCCCATTCGAAGACGTTCTGAAGGCCCCGGGGCACGCGGGCGTACCGGCGCGTCGCCAGCGAGGCCAGCGTGATCAGGAGGATCGACGCCAGAAGGGAAAAACAGATCGCGTCGAACCAGAACATGCCCAGAAACTCGTGCCGGGCGGGATCGTAGCGGTCGAAGCCGTACCAGCGGCCGATCGAGGTGTCCTTGACGAGCCTCCAAAGCGGGGTGAAGAAGGTGTAGGGAGGCTCGTGGGCGGCCTGCGCGGCTTCAGGGGTGAGCATGTCAGGCGGCCTCCCGGGGCCGGACGGCGGACGCCCGGATCGAACCCACGCTGAAGACGGCCACGACGAGGGTGATTCCGGCCAGGACGGCCGCCGGATGGACGAGGTTGCGCGTCACGAAGAGATAAAGCGATCCGGCGTAGAGAAGGAGCTTCCCCGCCAGGAGGGCCACCGCCAGGGCGCGGGCTCTGGCGCTGCGGAGTCCCCGGGAGAGGACCCATCCCCAGGAGAGGAAAGGCGCCGCCCCGAGGGCGAATCCCAACGCCAACCCTCCGGGGACCGCCCACGTTTTCCACAGCACCCCTGAGACGGCCGCCGCCGCCGCCAGGACGGCCGCCGCGACCGCCAGAAGCCGCCGCAGGAGGGCCCGATCGATCATTTGAGGCTGCGCGACACGGTTCGAAAGAGTTCCAGGATTCCCGCCACCGTTCCGAGCAGAACGCCCGCCACGACGAGCCACGGGCCGGTGCCGAACTTCCGGTCGAGCCAGCTTCCGAGGAGGTAGCCGGTGACGACACAGGCGACGATGACGAGGCCGACGCCCCAGAGCTCGAGAAGCCCACGGTCGCCGCGCCGGTCTACCGCCATGGCGGGCCCGCCTCTGCCGAAACCTCCTTCCGCGGGGAAGGAGTGCCGGTATTCTAGTGACCTCGGGGACGGTGTCAAGCAAATGTGCCGCGCGGCGGCTCTTCGGGTTATACTGGAGCCGTCGGGTCTTTTTCGGGAGGGCGGCGGCGCGTGGAGGACACGGCGCTCATTCGAAGGTGCCTGAACGGCGGCGCGGAGGCGTACGGCACGCTGGTGAACCGCTACAGCGCGCGGATCCTCAGCCTCGCCTTCGCGATGACGGGCGACCGCCACGAGGCCGAAGACATCGCCCAGGACACTTTCGTTCGCGCCTACAAGGGGCTGGCGCGTTTCCGCCACAAGGCGAAGTTTTCGAGCTGGCTGTATCAGATCGCGCTCAATCTTTGCCGCGACCGCCTGAAGTCCCGCGGGCGCCAGGCACGCCGGGTCGAGGACGATGAGCTGGCGGTTCTGAGTCCCGACCCCGCCCGGCCGGCCCCGCGGGTGCTCGTGGAGGAGGAATTCTCCCGGCGCACGCAGGAGGCGATCGCGGCGCTTCCGGTCCTGTACCGGGAGGCCTTCGTGCTGCGCCACCTGGCGGGAAAGGACTATTCCGAGATCGCCCGGATCCTCGGCGTGCCGGCCCAGACGGCGCGGGTGCGGGCCTACCGGGCGCGGGAGATGCTGCGCGAGAGTCTGGCTCCGAACGTGGACACCTTCTGGCGCGAAAAGGCGGCCCGGGAGAAAGCCAAAGCCGGGACCGTCCGGGAGGCGACACCATGAAGAAGGACGACAAGAGGCTCCTTCACCGGGCGCTCGACGGCGAGGTCAGCCGTTCCGAGACCCGCCGGCTGCGCCGGGCGCTCCGCGAGGACGACCGGGCGCGGGTCGAGTTCGAACAGCTCCGCAAGGTCGTCAAGGACACGGAACGGATCAAAATCCTGCCCCCGCAGGATTTCACCCGCCGGGTGCTCGAAGAGACCCGCAAGATCCGGTCGCCGCGCCCGCGGTAGACCCGGTCGCCGCGCGCTTCTTTTTCGCGAAACATTCGCCCGGGGGGATCGTCTAACCAGCAGAGTCGATTGAAAAACGGAATGCGGCGCGGCGGGAGGGCCGGGGCCCGAAAGTTTCCCAACCCATAAACCCCCAGTTCTCCCCAGACAGATGCCCGGGATCGTCGCACGGCGAGCCCCGGGCATTTTTTTTCGGCCGCCCGGCTACATCCGCTCCGGGGCCGAAAGGCCCAGAAGGCCGAATCCGTTTCGGAGCACCTGCTGGACCGCGGCGCTGGCGGCCAGGCGGGCCCGGCGCACCTCCTCGTCGTCGTGGAGCACCCGCCGGGAGGCGTCCCGGTTGCCGTACTCGTAGTAGCGCTGGAAGGCGCCCGAGAGTTCGCGCAGAAAGTCCGCGATCACCGCCGGATCCAGATCCCGCGCCGCCAGCTCCACCCGGCGCCGGAAGGCGCGCGCCGTCTTGAGAAGCTCGATCTCGTCCGGCCCGATCCGCGCGGGGTCGAACCGCCCCGCCCACAGGCCGTCCCGGAGATCGGCCGGGTCCACTTTTCCTTCCTCGATCCCCTTCCGGTAGATCGAACCGATCCGCGCGTGGGCGTACTGGGCGTAGTAGACCGGGTTGTCCAGCGACTGCCGGCGGGCCACGTCGAGGTCGAAGTCGAGCGGGCTGGAGGCCTTGCGCATGACGAAGAAAAAGCGCGCCGCGTCCACCCCCACCTCGTCCAGGAGCTCCCGGAGCGTCACGTAGCTGGCCGCCCGCTTGGACATCTTGATTTCCCGGCCGCCCTCCAGGAGCCGGCAGTGCTGCACGATCAGGACCTCGAACGCCACCGGCCGCGTCTCCGGCGTGTCCGAGGGCGAAGGGCGCACCTGGTCGGGCGCGACCAGGTTGAAGTTGAGCATCTTGAGCCCGGCGCGCATCGTGGCGATGTGCGCGTGGTGGTCCGGTCCCCAGAGAT harbors:
- the atpB gene encoding F0F1 ATP synthase subunit A → MLTPEAAQAAHEPPYTFFTPLWRLVKDTSIGRWYGFDRYDPARHEFLGMFWFDAICFSLLASILLITLASLATRRYARVPRGLQNVFEWAVQLLRNLVHGFIPPPQGDRYVPYLGTVFVFIFTMNLLGIVPGFRAPTMTLSTTAALGITTFIMVQSYALRATGVVGYLKHFLGDVLWLAPLMLVVEFIGELAKPMSLSLRLYGNIFGEDNVIEQLMSLGGWIPVQLPMLAFAIFTSFLQAFIFTTLSTIYVASKVVHEGHHEDHEGSRVDSHAHDAFHG
- a CDS encoding AtpZ/AtpI family protein, whose amino-acid sequence is MAVDRRGDRGLLELWGVGLVIVACVVTGYLLGSWLDRKFGTGPWLVVAGVLLGTVAGILELFRTVSRSLK
- a CDS encoding RNA polymerase sigma factor, translated to MEDTALIRRCLNGGAEAYGTLVNRYSARILSLAFAMTGDRHEAEDIAQDTFVRAYKGLARFRHKAKFSSWLYQIALNLCRDRLKSRGRQARRVEDDELAVLSPDPARPAPRVLVEEEFSRRTQEAIAALPVLYREAFVLRHLAGKDYSEIARILGVPAQTARVRAYRAREMLRESLAPNVDTFWREKAAREKAKAGTVREATP